The following nucleotide sequence is from Chloracidobacterium validum.
GAATGAGCTTGGTGATGGTTTCCTGGTGGGTGGGTGCCAAACGCATGAAGTCGTCGTGCTTTCGTTTTGGGAGGGAGCCACGGTGATAACGAGCCAAGTTCGCCAGGATGGCAATCTCGTGCCCGTGGAAACCAGGCATCTCAGCGTGACGGATGAGATACATGGCGTGTTTGTGGTGGCTTGTGTGGGCAATGTGGTAACCAATGTCGTGAAGGAGCGCGGCGTAACCCAGCCATTCCCGTTCTAGCTCACCAAGCCCATGAAGCGCGGTGGTTTGATCAAAGATACGTTCAGCGAGCCGGGCTGTGTGGTGGGCGTGGGCGGGTTCATAGGCGTAGCGGTGGGCCACGGCAAGAACACTGCGCTGGCGGATATCCTTGGCGCTCACTGGCGCGTCGCCCAAGTCCCAACCTTGCTCGCGCAGGTAGTTAATCACAACGCCTTCCCGTAATGACCATTCGCACGTCGTAAGCTGGGTAAAGTTGAGTTCTTGAAAGATGGTTTCGAGCAGAATGCCGCCGGCGATGATGATGTCCGCACGGCGACTATCAATGCCTGGCAGCTTCCGGCGTTCCTTGTGCGATAGCCGCTGTAAGCGGCGGTTGAGCGTCTGAAGCGCGGCGTAGGTGAGTTCTGAGGTGAAAGCATCGAAAGGTGGGTAGAATCTCCGTGCGGTGGTGACTTTTTTGGCTATGGGGTACGACGCATCAAATTTCGCGGCTGCAAGCGCCAGAATGGTTCCTGACGTGCCAACGACTCGTTGGAAGCCGCCGGCTTCCTGGATTTCCCGCACTGTGCGCGTTAGCCCACTTCGGATGTGCGTTGTGAGGGCGGTGACATCGGCACGGGTGGGTGGGTCCTGGCGACTCAAAAACTGCTCGTGAAGACGAACCGCGCCGAGTTTGACGGAGGCCAGATAGTGCGGCGCTTGTCCGGTTGTCAGAATAAATTCTGTGCTTCCCCCACCAATGTCCACGATAAGCGCGCGCTCACCTTGAAAATCTGTGACTTCAGCCACAGCCAGCGCAATGAGCCGCGCTTCTTCGATGCCCGAAAGAATCTCGACACGGAGACCAACGTCCTGCTCCACGCGCTGGAGAAAAACTT
It contains:
- a CDS encoding Ppx/GppA phosphatase family protein gives rise to the protein MSAAARQSHSPRPGPAIHRVAAIDIGSNSIHLIVAEARTGERLRVIEREKDTVRLAAGLTETHHLTDEKIKAAVATLRRFTDLAQAHGVTAILTVATSAIREAWNREVFLQRVEQDVGLRVEILSGIEEARLIALAVAEVTDFQGERALIVDIGGGSTEFILTTGQAPHYLASVKLGAVRLHEQFLSRQDPPTRADVTALTTHIRSGLTRTVREIQEAGGFQRVVGTSGTILALAAAKFDASYPIAKKVTTARRFYPPFDAFTSELTYAALQTLNRRLQRLSHKERRKLPGIDSRRADIIIAGGILLETIFQELNFTQLTTCEWSLREGVVINYLREQGWDLGDAPVSAKDIRQRSVLAVAHRYAYEPAHAHHTARLAERIFDQTTALHGLGELEREWLGYAALLHDIGYHIAHTSHHKHAMYLIRHAEMPGFHGHEIAILANLARYHRGSLPKRKHDDFMRLAPTHQETITKLIPILRLADALDRRHAGKVQDIKIELQGTDLRMIPVPAAQADIDLELWCAQQVLPIWTSAFPGILPRVEVEPASRAAQHA